Proteins from a single region of Synchiropus splendidus isolate RoL2022-P1 chromosome 3, RoL_Sspl_1.0, whole genome shotgun sequence:
- the abi1a gene encoding abl interactor 1a isoform X8, which produces MAELQMLLEEEIPAGKRALVESYQNLTKVADYCENNYVQAQDKRKALEETKAYTTQSLASVAYQINALANNVLQLLDIQASQLRRMESSINHISQTVDIHKEKVARREIGILTTNKNTSRTHKIIAPANMERPVRYIRKPIDYTVLDDVGHGVKWLKAKQHGNNQAIRAGTLSRTNPPTQKPPSPPMSGRGTLGRNQSYKTLEPVKPPTVPNDYMTSPARLGSQHGQHSPGRTASLNQRQRTHSGSSGGSSSRENSGSSGIGIPIAVPTPSIPNSGHVAETPTPPPPPPPDDMPMFDDSPPPPPPPPVDYEEEDAAVVHYNDPYADGDPQWAPKVYMEKVVAIYDYTQDKEDELTFMEGAIIYVIKKNDDGWFEGVSNGVTGLFPGNYVESIMHYAD; this is translated from the exons GCTCAGGACAAGAGGAAAGCTCTGGAGGAGACCAAGGCTTACACCACGCAGTCTCTGGCCAGCGTGGCCTACCAGATCAACGCCTTAGCCAACaatgtcctgcagctgctggacataCAGGCGTCGCAGCTGCGGCGCATGGAGTCGTCCATCAACCACATCTCCCag ACAGTGGACATCCACAAAGAGAAGGTGGCCCGTCGTGAGATCGGCATCCTGACCACCAACAAAAACACGTCAAGGACCCACAAGATTATTGCCCCTGCCAACATGGAGCGTCCTGTCAGGTACATCAGGAAGCCCATCGACTACACTGTGCTGGACGACGTTGGCCATGGCGTGAAG TGGCTAAAAGCCAAG caACATGGAAACAATCAGGCGATCAGAGCCGGGACGCTATCAAGGACCAACCCGCCCACACAGAAGCCGCCCAGCCCCCCCATGTCAGGGCGTGGCACTCTGGG GCGTAACCAATCGTATAAGACCCTGGAGCCGGTGAAGCCCCCCACAGTGCCCAACGACTACATGACCAGTCCGGCCCGACTGGGCAGTCAGCACGGTCAACACAGCCCTGGACGCACGGCGTCGCTCAACCAGAGGCAGCGCACTCACAG TGGAAGCagcgggggcagcagcagccggGAGAACAGCGGCAGCAGTGGCATCGGCATTCCCATCGCAGTGCCTACACCGTCCATCCCCAACTCTGGACATG TCGCAGAGACCCCGACTCCTCCTCCCCCGCCTCCTCCGGACGACATGCCCATGTTCGACgactcccctcctcccccgccaCCGCCCCCTGTCGACTATGAGGAGGAAGACGCCGCCGTGGTGCACTACAACGACCCGTACGCTGACGGAGACCCTCAGTGGGCCCCCAAGGTCTACATGGAGAAAG TGGTGGCCATCTACGACTACACGCAGGACAAGGAGGACGAGCTGACCTTCATGGAGGGCGCCATCATCTACGTCATCAAGAAGAACGACGACGGCTGGTTCGAGGGCGTCAGCAACGGCGTCACCGGTCTGTTCCCCGGCAACTACGTGGAGAGTATCATGCACTACGCCGACTGA
- the abi1a gene encoding abl interactor 1a isoform X9, whose amino-acid sequence MAELQMLLEEEIPAGKRALVESYQNLTKVADYCENNYVQAQDKRKALEETKAYTTQSLASVAYQINALANNVLQLLDIQASQLRRMESSINHISQTVDIHKEKVARREIGILTTNKNTSRTHKIIAPANMERPVRYIRKPIDYTVLDDVGHGVKQHGNNQAIRAGTLSRTNPPTQKPPSPPMSGRGTLGRNQSYKTLEPVKPPTVPNDYMTSPARLGSQHGQHSPGRTASLNQRQRTHSGSSGGSSSRENSGSSGIGIPIAVPTPSIPNSGHVAETPTPPPPPPPDDMPMFDDSPPPPPPPPVDYEEEDAAVVHYNDPYADGDPQWAPKVYMEKVVAIYDYTQDKEDELTFMEGAIIYVIKKNDDGWFEGVSNGVTGLFPGNYVESIMHYAD is encoded by the exons GCTCAGGACAAGAGGAAAGCTCTGGAGGAGACCAAGGCTTACACCACGCAGTCTCTGGCCAGCGTGGCCTACCAGATCAACGCCTTAGCCAACaatgtcctgcagctgctggacataCAGGCGTCGCAGCTGCGGCGCATGGAGTCGTCCATCAACCACATCTCCCag ACAGTGGACATCCACAAAGAGAAGGTGGCCCGTCGTGAGATCGGCATCCTGACCACCAACAAAAACACGTCAAGGACCCACAAGATTATTGCCCCTGCCAACATGGAGCGTCCTGTCAGGTACATCAGGAAGCCCATCGACTACACTGTGCTGGACGACGTTGGCCATGGCGTGAAG caACATGGAAACAATCAGGCGATCAGAGCCGGGACGCTATCAAGGACCAACCCGCCCACACAGAAGCCGCCCAGCCCCCCCATGTCAGGGCGTGGCACTCTGGG GCGTAACCAATCGTATAAGACCCTGGAGCCGGTGAAGCCCCCCACAGTGCCCAACGACTACATGACCAGTCCGGCCCGACTGGGCAGTCAGCACGGTCAACACAGCCCTGGACGCACGGCGTCGCTCAACCAGAGGCAGCGCACTCACAG TGGAAGCagcgggggcagcagcagccggGAGAACAGCGGCAGCAGTGGCATCGGCATTCCCATCGCAGTGCCTACACCGTCCATCCCCAACTCTGGACATG TCGCAGAGACCCCGACTCCTCCTCCCCCGCCTCCTCCGGACGACATGCCCATGTTCGACgactcccctcctcccccgccaCCGCCCCCTGTCGACTATGAGGAGGAAGACGCCGCCGTGGTGCACTACAACGACCCGTACGCTGACGGAGACCCTCAGTGGGCCCCCAAGGTCTACATGGAGAAAG TGGTGGCCATCTACGACTACACGCAGGACAAGGAGGACGAGCTGACCTTCATGGAGGGCGCCATCATCTACGTCATCAAGAAGAACGACGACGGCTGGTTCGAGGGCGTCAGCAACGGCGTCACCGGTCTGTTCCCCGGCAACTACGTGGAGAGTATCATGCACTACGCCGACTGA
- the abi1a gene encoding abl interactor 1a isoform X5 yields MAELQMLLEEEIPAGKRALVESYQNLTKVADYCENNYVQAQDKRKALEETKAYTTQSLASVAYQINALANNVLQLLDIQASQLRRMESSINHISQTVDIHKEKVARREIGILTTNKNTSRTHKIIAPANMERPVRYIRKPIDYTVLDDVGHGVKWLKAKQHGNNQAIRAGTLSRTNPPTQKPPSPPMSGRGTLGRNQSYKTLEPVKPPTVPNDYMTSPARLGSQHGQHSPGRTASLNQRQRTHSGSSGGSSSRENSGSSGIGIPIAVPTPSIPNSGHAVAPGPGLGPAPMSQFGTISRQISRHNPSNSSVSMVSATGTYRRAPSVTSQFSLQQQQQQLQQQQQLQQQQHQPHINGGTPGYGQNSIAETPTPPPPPPPDDMPMFDDSPPPPPPPPVDYEEEDAAVVHYNDPYADGDPQWAPKVYMEKVVAIYDYTQDKEDELTFMEGAIIYVIKKNDDGWFEGVSNGVTGLFPGNYVESIMHYAD; encoded by the exons GCTCAGGACAAGAGGAAAGCTCTGGAGGAGACCAAGGCTTACACCACGCAGTCTCTGGCCAGCGTGGCCTACCAGATCAACGCCTTAGCCAACaatgtcctgcagctgctggacataCAGGCGTCGCAGCTGCGGCGCATGGAGTCGTCCATCAACCACATCTCCCag ACAGTGGACATCCACAAAGAGAAGGTGGCCCGTCGTGAGATCGGCATCCTGACCACCAACAAAAACACGTCAAGGACCCACAAGATTATTGCCCCTGCCAACATGGAGCGTCCTGTCAGGTACATCAGGAAGCCCATCGACTACACTGTGCTGGACGACGTTGGCCATGGCGTGAAG TGGCTAAAAGCCAAG caACATGGAAACAATCAGGCGATCAGAGCCGGGACGCTATCAAGGACCAACCCGCCCACACAGAAGCCGCCCAGCCCCCCCATGTCAGGGCGTGGCACTCTGGG GCGTAACCAATCGTATAAGACCCTGGAGCCGGTGAAGCCCCCCACAGTGCCCAACGACTACATGACCAGTCCGGCCCGACTGGGCAGTCAGCACGGTCAACACAGCCCTGGACGCACGGCGTCGCTCAACCAGAGGCAGCGCACTCACAG TGGAAGCagcgggggcagcagcagccggGAGAACAGCGGCAGCAGTGGCATCGGCATTCCCATCGCAGTGCCTACACCGTCCATCCCCAACTCTGGACATG CTGTGGCTCCTGGGCCTGGGCTGGGACCCGCTCCAATGTCCCAGTTTGGAACCATCTCGCGGCAGATCTCGCGGCACAACCCCTCCAACTCCTCTGTCTCTATGGTTTCGGCCACGGGCACCTACCGCCGAGCGCCGTCGGTCACTTCGCAGTTTTccttgcagcagcagcagcaacaactgcaacaacaacagcagcttcagcagcagcagcatcagcctcACATTAACGGAGGCACACCCGGCTACGGCCAGAACTCAA TCGCAGAGACCCCGACTCCTCCTCCCCCGCCTCCTCCGGACGACATGCCCATGTTCGACgactcccctcctcccccgccaCCGCCCCCTGTCGACTATGAGGAGGAAGACGCCGCCGTGGTGCACTACAACGACCCGTACGCTGACGGAGACCCTCAGTGGGCCCCCAAGGTCTACATGGAGAAAG TGGTGGCCATCTACGACTACACGCAGGACAAGGAGGACGAGCTGACCTTCATGGAGGGCGCCATCATCTACGTCATCAAGAAGAACGACGACGGCTGGTTCGAGGGCGTCAGCAACGGCGTCACCGGTCTGTTCCCCGGCAACTACGTGGAGAGTATCATGCACTACGCCGACTGA